A stretch of the Papaver somniferum cultivar HN1 chromosome 6, ASM357369v1, whole genome shotgun sequence genome encodes the following:
- the LOC113289948 gene encoding ubiquinol oxidase 4, chloroplastic/chromoplastic-like — translation MYVLHLYETFGWWRRADYLKVHFAESWNEMHHLLIMEELGGNSWWFDRFLAQHIAVFYYFMIVVMYMISPRMAYELKKRLASEVAVKYYIEGDLYLLDEFQTARYPNSRRPKMENFVRCVSQYKRRRSRALQDVGVEVDRPAEETPAEVETEVFGA, via the exons ATGTATGTTCTACACCTGTACGAGACTTTTGGTTGGTGGAGAAGAGCGGATTATTTGAAAGTGCATTTTGCTGAAAGCTGGAATGAGATGCATCACCTACTTATCATGGAG GAACTTGGGGGAAATTCCTGGTGGTTTGACCGCTTTCTTGCCCAACACATTGCAGTATTCTACTATTTCATGATAGTGGTGATGTATATGATAAGCCCAAGAATGGCTT ATGAGTTGAAAAAACGGCTGGCCTCTGAGGTTGCTGTCAAATACTACATAGAAGGTGACTTGTACTTGCTCG ATGAATTCCAAACTGCCAGATATCCCAATTCTCGAAGGCCCAAAATGG AAAATTTTGTACGATGTGTTTCTCAATATAAGAGACGACGAAGCAGAGCACTGCAAGATGTGGGTGTGGAGGTTGACAGGCCTGCTGAGGAAACACCAGCAGAAGTCGAGACTGAAGTTTTTGGCGCTTAG